TCCTGACCGAGCCGCAGCTGCGCGGTTTCGAGCGCGAGAACACGCTGCGGGCCCTGGTCGCCGCCGGCTGGCGCATCACCGGCGAGGGCGGCGCCGCGGAGCTGCTGGACCTGGCGCCCTCGACGCTGGCCTCGCGGATCAAGGCCTTCGGCCTGAAGCGCGAAGAATCCTGACGTCCCCTACGGATACAACTCCGGTACGAACGTCTGGTCGCTCAGCGGCGGCCTCACGTACTCCGCCCCCGTCTGCCGCGGCGGCAGCGTGATCGGCTCGGGAGTCAGGTCCTCGTAGGGGATCAGTCCCAGCAGGTGGCTGATGCAGTTCAGCCGCGCGCGCTTCTTGTCGTCCCCGTCGACCACGTACCACGGCGCCTGCTTGATGTCGGTGTGCGCGAACATCTCGTCCTTGGCGCGCGAGTACTCCACCCACCGCGACCGCGACTCCACGTCCATGGGACTGAGCTTCCAGCGTTTGGTCGGGTCGGAGAGGCGGTCCTTGAAGCGCCGCTCCTGCTCGTCGTCGCTGACGGAGAACCAGTACTTGACCAGCAGGATCCCGGAGCGCACCAGCATGCGCTCGAACTCGGGGCAGCTGCGCAGGAACTCCTGGTGCTCCTCGTCGGTGCAGAAATTCATGACCCGCTCGACGCCGGCGCGGTTGTACCAGCTGCGGTCGAACAGCACCATCTCGCCGGCCCCCGGCAGGTGGGCGATGTAACGCTGGAAGTACCACTGGGTCTTCTCGCGTTCGGTCGGCACGCTCAGGGCGACGACGCGGGCGATGCGGGGGTTCAGCGGTTCGGTGATCCGCTTGATGACGCCGCCCTTGCCGGCCGCGTCGCGCCCCTCGAAGATCACCACGACCTTCAGGCCGGCGTGCCGGATCCAGGCCTGGAGCTTGACCAGCTCGACCTCGAGCCGGGCCATCTCCCTGTCGTACAGGTCGCCGGGCAGCTTGCTGCGGTGGCGGCTCGTCTCGGGTTCGACGTGCCGGGCCGTCCGGTCGCCGTCGGGCGCCTTGTCCTTCGACTTGGGGGTCATGGGCCTCTCCTCGCTGCCCGCGCGGTCAGAGCGCGGGGAAACCGAGCCACTTCCAGTACGTCGTCATCGTCCAGAACCACAGCACGACGAAGCTCAGCACGAAGACGGCCGCGCCGTGGCGCAGGAAATCGCGCTGCGAGACGGGGTGCCCGCCGGTGACCGGGTCCCGGCACATCGCGTAGACCATGGCGTTGCTCGGCGTGCCGATGATCAGCATGTGGGCGAACGAGGACGCGAACGCGGTCGCCAGGCCCACCGCCCAGGGGTGCTGCGCCGCCGCGCGGGCCATGGGCACCGTGATCGGGCCGACGGCCGCCACGGTGGCGCCGTCGCTCATGAAGTTCGTGGTCACGCCCGCCAACAGCGCCGCGATCAGGGGCAGGCCCGTGCCCTGCAACCAGGTTTCGGGCATGAGCCGCACCGCGCTCTCGGCCAGGTAGAGGGCGCCGCCGGTGGCGGCGAGCCCCTTGCCGATGGCGCTGGCGCCGGCGTAGAGGAAGACGACTTCCCAGGGGATCCTGATCACGTCGCGCCACTTCAGGACCTGCAGCAGGTTCAGGGCCACCAGGCCGAGCAGGATCGGGCCGCCCATGCCCATGCGCGACCCCGCCGCGATCCACAGCAGGATCACCCCGCCGAACACGAGGCCGGTCAGCCGCTCGTCGCGGTTGGCGGGGCCCATGGTGACGGCCGTGCGCCGGATGGCGGAGGCGGCGTCCAGCCGGACCCCGAACACGGTCTTGCGGAAGGCGACCGCGAGGTACGCGCCCAGCAGCAGGGTCGCGACCGGGACGAACGGCAGGCCGTAGCGCAGCCACTCGACGAAGGACGGCGCCCGGCCGTACTCCTCGAGGATGCCGATCATCACGGCGTTGCGGGCTCCCGCCGCCGGCGAGCCCGGCCCCCCCAGGTTCGAGGCGAAGCACAGCCCCAGCGCCAGCAGCGTCAGCAGCTGCCGGTCCTGCCCGACCCCGCGCTCGCGCACCGAGGCGGCGTGGACGACCAGCAGCAGCGGCATCATCACCGCCACCAGCACCGACTCCGAGATGAACGAGCAGGCCAGGGCGAACACCGGCAGGAAGAGGAACAGGAACAGCGGCAGGCTGCGCACCGGCGCCAGCAGCACCATCCCGAGGCGGCGGTCCAGCCCCGTGCGCGTGATCACCCGCGACATGGCCAGCACGCCGAAGATGAAGATCACCGAATCCTTGGCGAAGGCCTGGGCGACCTGGTCGGGCCTCATGATGCCGAACGCGTACAGCGCGGCCGCCACGAAGATCGCCGTGATCCCGATCGGCACCGCGCCGGTGGCCCAGTACATCGCGCCCGCCAGCAGCAGCGCCACCATCAGCATGGCCTTGCGGGCGACGGCGGCGGTGGTCGCCGCGCTCCCCCCGGCATCCCCGTCCCGCTCCGCGTTCGTCCCGTGCTGGCTGGCGTAATGCGACGCGATCGTCTCCCCGTCGTCCATCTCCCGGTACTCGGCGTAGCCGGCGATCGGGTCGGCGACGACCGTGCCGGCGGGCGTGACGGTCTTGGGGGTGCCGAGCAGGGCGATCAGGGCGGGCGGCGGCGGCAACACGTAGGCGGCCCCGAGCAGGAGCATCCCCAGGATGACGACGGCGGGTCGGTGGTTGTGCCCCCCCCACAGGCGGGCCCGGGCCGAGGCCAGGGTGGGCAGGGCCATGTCGTGGCGCGCCATGGTGCGCAGCTTCTCGTGGCGGGCCTCTCCCAGCACCTCGAGGATGAGCGCGAAATCGGCCGATTTCTCGAGGTAGCGGTAGGCGCCCCGGCTGCCCATGTCCATGGCCGAGGCGACGGACCCCGAGCCCGTCAGCACGAGCACGGGGATCTCCGGCCGGAACTTCTTGATCTCGCCGAGGATCTCGCTGCCGTCCAGCCCGGGGGGCGCGAGTTCGACCACGACGATGTCGAGACCGCGGTCCGAGCGGACCAGCCGGACGGCTTCCTGCCCGTCGCCGGTCTCGACCACCTCGTAGGAGGCGGCCCGCAGGCGGGCGCCGAGCGCGGCGCGGTAGACCGCGTCGTCGTCGACCAGCAGCACCCTGACCCGCGCCGACATGACCACTCCCCTCCGTTCGGATCGATCGGGCCATGATACGGACCCCGCCCCGCTGCGGGAACTGTTTTCCGGCACCCCGGCAAACGAAGGCGCCGGCTCTGCGGGAGAGCCGGCGCCCGTCGCCACCCGGGGAGGGATGTTCCTATCGGTAATAAGCCTTCACGCCGCTCCAGGTCTGCTCGTCGGCGGGCACGCCCACCGGATAGATCGGCGCCAGCAGCAGTCCCTCGCCGCCGCACATGGCGGAGAACTCGGCCGGGATGTTGCAGGGCTCGCTGTGGTTCTCGTCGTCGTCGACGACGTTGGCCAGCGGGTTGCTGCTGCCCTCGTCGCTCAGGAACCACGAGTGGCAGCAGGGAGCGCAGTAGTGCACGAACCCGAACGCGGCGGCCTGTCCCTCGGGCAGCGCGTCGCCCTCAGTCCAGAAGGTGAGCACGCAGCGGTCGGCCATCGCCACGGTGTCGAACATCCAGCCCGCCGGCATGACGCGGTTGTAGTAGTGGGCGGCGTCGCACTCGCTGAGCGCCGTGTAGACGTGGAACGAGCGCACGGCCTCGCCGGGCGCCGGCGTCACGGCATAGGAATAGGTGAAGTTGCTGAACGAGCTGGTCGCCGTGGCCCCCAGGGCGGTCGAGGCGGCGGCCAGCAGGACCAGGGCGGACAGCAGGGACTTCGAGGTGCAAGTGCGCATGGTGCCTCCAGGATGTGGCCCCCCGTATGCGGGAATGGGGAGTCGTTCGTCGCCGCCGCGCCCCGGACGTCCGGAGACCGCAGCTCCGGCCGGCGGAAACGTCTGTGGGGGCGATTCCGTCCGGGGGTCAAATCCTACGATATTGGAGCCTTCATCTCATAATTATTAGATATTGTCGGGTCATTAGAAATTCTTATAACGCCGCTACTCCCGGAATGGAGGCGGGGCCGGATCCCTCCGGCCCCGCCCTCGCGTCCGTCGCGGCCCGGCGCTACCTGGGGACGGCCAGCACCTGGTACTGGTCGCCGCGCCGGATCTTCAGCAGGACGGGCCGGTCGGCGTCCTTCTTCACCAGGCGGCGGTAGTCGTCCAGGGTGGCGACGGTCTCGCGCGCCACCTCGACGATCACGTCGCCCTGGCGCAGCCCGCGGTGGCTGGCGTTGCTGGTCTGGGCCACCTCGGCGACCACGACGCCCTCGGTCCCCTCGGCCAGCCGCAGCCTCTGGCGCAGGGCGTCGTTCAGCTCGCGGACGGTGACGCCCTCGATGCCGTCGGCTCCCTCGCCCTCGTCCTTCGGCTCCGCGGCGACGGTCGGGTCCTCGGGCAGTTCGCCCAGGGTGACCGTCACCTGGCGCTCGCGGCCGTCGCGCAGGATCTGCAGCTTCGCGTCGTGCCCCACGCCGCTCAGGCTGATGGTGTTGCGCAGGTCGCTGATCGAGTTCACGGCCTGGCCGTCGACCAGCAGGATGATGTCGTTCTCCTGCAGGCCCGCCTTCGCGGCGGGCGTGCCCTCGTTGACGGTGGAGACGAGCACGCCGCGCGGCGACTTCATGCCCAGCGCCTCGGCCATCGTCTGGTCCACCTCGGCGGTGATCACGCCCAGCCAGGCGCGCTGGACCTTGCCGTGCTTGACGAGCATGTCCTTGATCGTGACGGCCATGTTGCTGGGGATGGCGAAGCCCACGCCCTGCGAACCGCCGCTGCGGCTGAGGATCGCGGTGTTGATGCCCACCAGGGCGCCGTTCATGTCGACCAGGGCGCCGCCGCTGTTGCCGGGGTTGATCGAGGCGTCGGTCTGGATGAAGTCCTCGTAGTCGATCAGGCCGATGCTGCGGCCCACCGCGCTGACGATGCCCAGGGTGACCGTCTGCCCCACGCCGAAGGGGTTGCCCACGGCCATGACCTGGTCGCCGATCCGCAGGGCGTCGGAGTCGCCGATCCGCAGGAACGGCAGCGCCTCGTCGGTCTCCACCTTGATCAGGGCGACGTCGGTGCGCTCGTCCTGGCCGATGATCTTCGCCTCCAGCTCCTTGCTGTCGTCGAAGAGCACGCGGATCTTGCTCGCCCGCTCGATGACGTGGTTGCTGGTCAGGATGTAGCCGTCCCCGCTGATGATCACGCCGGAGCCGAGGGAGCGCTCGATCTGCTCCTGCTGGCCCGGGGCTTCGGGGTCGCCGAAGAACCGCCGGAACATCGGGTCGTTCATCATCGGGTGCCAGTCCGGCATCTCCACGACCTTGTCGGTGGAGATGTTCACCACGCCGGGCATGACCAGGGCCGCCAGGTCGGCGTAGGACCGGGGCGCGTCGGCGGCGGCGGGCGCGGTGGCCGCGCGGGCGGAATCGGGCAGGACCAGGTCGGCGGCGGCGTCGCGGTCGACGGCCGAGACGGCGAAGGCCGCCAGCGCGCCGGCCGCCAGCAGCAGCAGCGCCGCGGCGGGACGCGGGAATTTGTCCGTGGGGAGCCGTTTCATGACATTGCCTTTCCGGAAGCGGATTCAGGGGTTGCCGGCATCGATGCCGGGCGCTTTTACGCCGCGACGGGCCGCCGGTTCCCGGGTTCCCGCGCCGGTGGCCGGCCGCCGGCGCGAGGCTCCAGGATAGGCAAAAGGGCCCGGTACGGCGACCGGGCCCGGATCGGATCGTTGGCGGGGGGGGCGGCTAGCCGTCGTCGCCGATCGCCTCGACGGGGCACTCCTCCAGGGCTTCCCGGCAGAGTTCCTCCTCCTCGGGCGACTCGGGCTGCTTGTAGACGAAGCTGTAGCCTTCGTCCTCGTTGCGTTCGAAGTTGTCGGGGGCGGTCTGCCGGCAGAGATCGCAGTCGATGCAGTTGCTGTCGACGTACCAGGTACCCTCGATGTTGCTCCCGACCTTGTCGGTAGGATCGGCCATGTCAGTTCCTCCGGCTCGATGACTTCGCAGACCGCCGGAGCGCGGGCCCCGGTCCTTCTACACGGGAAAGATCACTGCTTTAATAAAGCACAAACGGCGGGTGTCAACGGGAAAAAACTCCGGCACCCGCCCCGTCAGTGGACGTAGCCCAGCGATTCGAGCTGCCGCCGCGTCGCCTCGTCCAGCTTTCCGGCCGGGACCGTGCCGGGCGCGGCGCCCGCCAGGGCGTCCAGAAGGATGCGCAGGCGCTTCACGTCGTCGGGCCGCGCGGGGGCCAGGTCCCGCGCCTGCGCCGGGTCGGCCGCCATGTCGTGCAGCGCGTACGAGCCGTCCGACGCCCAGGACAGGCGCAGGTCGCCGGCGCGCACGGTCCGGCGCGCGGGCCGCAGCCGCGCGGCGTCCAGCTGCGGGTTGATCTCCTCGAGCATGCTCACCAGCCCCGTGCTCGGCCCCTCGTACTCGCCGACCAGCGGCCGGTCGTCCGCGGCGGCGGCGCCGAGCAGGGAGCGGCTGCCCGGCGGCGCCGTCTCGGCGGGCAAACCGGCGAGTTCCAGGATCGTGGCGAACAGGTCGGTCAGCATCACGGGCTCGTCGCGCACGGCGCCGCCGGGGCCGATCCCGGGGCCCGCGATCGCCAGCGGCACGGCCAGCAGGGTCTCGTGAACCGAGAACTGGTGCTCGAAGAGCCGGTGATCACCGAGATTCTCGCCGTGGTCCGAGGTCACCACGACGACCGTCTCCCCCTCGAGCCCGGCGTCCCGCAGGGCGGCCAGGATCAGGCCGAACAGCCGGTCGGCGGCCACCACGTCGCCGGCGTAGCAGGCCCGCACGAGCGACCAGTCCACGGAGGCGTCGTCGCGCAGGCCCGCGTTGTACTCGTGGCCCCAGCCGATGGGGACGCCCCCGCCCGCCTCCCGGCCCGGCGCGGCCACGGCGAGGTCGGCAGGCAGCGGCGCGTACGGCAGGTGCGCCTCCAGGATGTTCACGAAGGCCAGGAAGGGCCGGCCGGGCTTGCGGCCGAGCAGCCACTTGCGGAAGCTGGCCACCGAGGCCGCTCCACCCTGGTCGTGCGCCGACTCCCCCACCATCATGCGCGTCAGCCCGCCGATGGAGGCCTCCTGGCGCAGCTGGAAGCCCCTCAGCAGCCAGGAGGAGCGGTCGGCCAGCCACGGGTTGCTGTAGAAGGCCGCCGTCTCGTAGCCGGCGTCGCCGAGCCGCCCCGCCAGGGTGGGCAGGTCCGCCTTCAGGCGCGGCCGCAGGCCGTTGCAGCCGTGGCCCGACGGCAGCAGGCCCGTGAACAGGGAGGCGTGCGACGGCACCGTCCAGGGCGCGGCGGACCAGGCGTTGCTCCAGGCGACGCCGCGGCGGGCCAACGCGGCCACGTTCGGCGTCAGGACGGCGCCGGTCAGCTCCGGCGGGGTGGCGGCGGTCGGCCAGCCGGCGGCGTCGCGGCGCACGGTGTCCAGCACGACGATCAGGACGTTCGGCTGCTTCGCGTTCCCCTGGCACCCGGTCAGCAGCGTCGCCCCGGCGATGAGCAGGCAGGCGATCGGGACGAACCGGCGTCGCGCGACTCGATCGGACATGTGGCTCCTTCGGCGGCGGGTCCGCGCGCCGTCTAGAACTTGTGCTTGAACGGCAGGAAGGTCATGAAGTCCGCGTGGTGGACGACGTACGCCTCCACCGACCGCTTGACCAGGTCCCCCTCGCCCGCATGCGCCGCGATGATGTGGCAGACCCGGTCCGGCACGCCGCACTTCCTCGCCAGGGCCACGCCGGTGAACGGGTGCCGCAGGTACTTGCCGCAGTCGCTGGTGCCCGTCGTCCCGTCGGCGTTCTTGGTGTACTCGAGCAGCTTGCCCACGTCGGCGAGGATGGCGCCGGCGATGACCGTGTCGAGATCGCAGTGCAGGTCGTCGCCGAAGAATTCATTCATTTTCAACGCCGCGTCGCGGGCCACGTGGACCACGCACCGCTTGTGCGCCATGAAGCTGACCTTCAGCCCCGGGACCAGCAGGGTGAAGGGGATCCGCTCGAGATCGGCGGCCTCCAGCGGGCTCTCCTGAAGGGCCGCTTCCCAGGTCCGGGCGGTCTGCTCGCGCAGTTCGGCGTCGCGGATCCATTCCAGTTCCGGCCACAGCGCAAGCACTTGCGGATTCATCGTAGATTCTCCTTTGCACCGGGCGTCACATTCCCGAAATTCATGACGATGTCGAACCTCCACGCCGCGGCTCCGGTTTCTCCCGGTTCCCGCGGCCGTCGCCGGTTCGCATTGTGAGCGATAATAAGGCGTGCAGGCAACCCTTTCGCAATGCGCGCGGAAGTTGCGGGATCCCGTCACCAACCGCCCGCGACCCGACATCCCGCGACCTGTTTCCCGGACGGCGCGCAGGACAAAGGCCCCCAGGGCAATGGGAGTGCGCTTTCGCCGTCGATCTTTCGTGGCCGGCCCCGCCGGCCGAACTGGCACCGACCTTGCAATCGACCCCTTGGAATCGCAACCCAGACCGCCCCGAGGGCGGCGCACCGGGCCCCCGGGCCCATCGATCAAGAGGCGGAGATCAAGATGAAGCAAGGACAACGCGTACTCCTCCTGGCCGTGCTGATCGCTTCGGGTCTCCTCGTCGCCGGCACGGCCCTCGCCCAGGAAAGCGTGACCTACACCTGGACCGCCCCGACCACCGGTTCCACCGTGCACCACTACGTGGTGCAGCATTCGGCCAACGGCGCCGCCTGGGCCACGGTCAGCGACAACCTGCAGGCGACGACGTACATCCTGACGGCCGCCTACGACGTGGAGCACAGCGTCCGCGTGGCGGGCGTCGACGCCCTCGGACGGCAAGGGCCCTGGTCCGTCTCCTCCGAGCCGTACACGCCGACCCTCGGCGCGCCCGGCCAGCCCGGCCAGCCCATCGCGGTCTTCTAGAGACCACCCCGGCCGGCAGGAACAGCGAAGGCGCCGCCCTCGGGCGGCGCCTTCCGCATGTCATCCCGCGGCGATCCGGCTACTGGGAGCGCTGGATGGGCACCCCGAACGACCGCGGCAGCGCGACACCCACCCGTATCGAGATCGTGTCCCAGTTGTACCCGGTGTCCTGCGGCGACCAGAACCGGTTCGTGGTGAACCGGTTCACCTCGTACTGGGCCGAGATCTCCAGCAGGTCCAGGCGCAGGCCAACGCCGGCGGCCACGGCGACGGCGTTGCAGCTCTCGGCGAAGAACTGGCCCTCGTCGTCCTGTTCGCGCAGGCGGTCGCGGACCACGGCGAGGCCGCCGGTCAGGAACAGGTGCGGCGCGCCGGGACGCGACGGCAGGGCGTAGCGCGCATCGACGCCGTAGCGGTACATCGAGGTGGACGTCTCGATCTCGCCGAGCGTCGCGTCGGTCCCGGTGCGGGACCGCGGCTTCACGTAGTGGAAGCAGGGGGAGACGGTCCAGTCCGGCGCGACCTGCAGGCGCAGGCGGAAACCGACCTGGTAGCCGAGACCGGCGCCGAAACCCAGCGGCTCCTCGTAGTCGTCGCCGAGATCGCCGAGGGGCGCCACCGCTCCCGCCTCGAGCAGCACTTCGGGGCCGAGGCCGCCCGCGACGGCCGCCGGGGCCGACGACGCCAGCAGCGCGAGCAGGAGCAGTCCCCAACGGTTCCGGAGCTTCACGGCGTCCGCCTTCCTGTCGACCCGACGCGGGTCAGACCCCGCCGCCGTCGCGGCCGTCCTCGATCACGTGCACCGGCAGCGTCGCGCCCTCGAGGCGCAGCGTGCGGTGCGGGAACGGGATCTCGATGCCCTCGCGGTCGAAGGCCGCCTTGATCTGCATCTGGATCGAGTTGCGCAGCTCCAGGTAGTTGTCGCGCGCCGCCCACACCGAGTACTGGAACTGCTGGGTGGAGTCGCCGAAACCCTGCACGAGGAACAGCGGCTGCGGGTCGTCGAGGCAGAGCGGGTTGGCCGCGGCCACGGCGTCCAGCACCTCGCGCACGCGGGCGAGGTCCTCGCGGTACGCCACGCCCAGGCGCAGATCGATGCGGCGGATCGGGAAGTGCGTCAGGTTGGTGACCCGCGACTTGATGATCGTCTCGTTGGGCATCCGCACGTAGAGGTTGTCGAAGGTCCTCAGCTTGGTCGACAGCATGTCGATGGTCAGCACCTCGCCGGTCACGTCGTCGACGGTGATCACGTCGCCCACCACGAAGGGGCGCTCCATGACCAGGAACAGGCCGCTGATGAGGTTCGACGCGGAGGTCTGCGAGGCGAAGCCCAGCGCGACGGTCAGCACGCCGGCGGCGCCGAGCAGGACGCCCAGCTCGATGCCCAGGCTGTTGAGCGCCCCGAGGATCACGAGCGAGACGAGCACGTAGTTGATGGCGCGGCGCAGCAGCATCGCGCCCTGGGGGCTCGTGCGGCGGCCGATGATGTTCTCGGCCGCGACGCTCAGCAGGCGCGCCAGGCTCAGCCCGACCACCAGCACCACGACGGTGCGCAGCACGGCCGTCAGGCTCACGGCCGTGAACAGCTTCTCCAGTCCCAGGCTCCATTCCGCCGGCACGGTCACCACCCCCCGCCGAAAACGCCGCCGAAGACCCGGCTGAGGCCGCCGCGGGCCAGCGCCGCGCGGGGCCCGCCGACGATGCGCGGCGATGCGGCCTGGGGCGGCGCGCCGCGGTCGAGACGGATCGCCGCGTCCTCGCCGTCCTCGCGCCGCTCGATCGTGACCGCCTCGGTCCACAGGCGCCCCTGCCCGTCGGCGAACAGGGACATGTTCGGCGACGGCAGTTCGAGCTTCTCGAGGGCGAGCTGCGTCGACGCCCGGTTCTGGATGTGCACGACCGAGATCGCGCGGTGCGGGCGGATCACCAGGTTGGCCAGCTCCATGCGCGCGCCGATCTTCTCCGCATAGCAGAGATCGCCGGCGCGGGTGTTGGCGCCGAACCAGGTGTCGTGGGGCCGCACGATGGGGAACTCGAGCAGGCTGACCTCGGGCGGGCCCACCAGGAACCTGGCCCAGACCGGCTGGCCCACGTACAGGGTGAGCTCCTCACCCGGGGTCAGGGCGAACGGCGTGCGGGCGTCCACCACCAAGGGGCGGTCGGCCAGAACCGGATGGATCCGCAGGGTCCCGGGCGACTCGCGGAAACCGAACCGGCGCAGCTCGGCGGCGGGGTCGGGAGCTTCCGCCGTCTCGAGCGCGCGCGGCGACGCATCGCCGACCGGGCCGTCGGGACCTTCCTGCGAGGTGACGAGCGTCGCGATCTGCCACTCGCAGGGCGCGCGGCGCACCCAGGTGCGGCGCGTGGCGATCGACCACACGAGCCCGCCGCCCACCGGCACGTCGTACGTCCCCCACCAGCCGCGGCGGCCGTCCATCTCCCCGCTCACGTCATTCCTTTCGACTCAGTCG
This is a stretch of genomic DNA from bacterium. It encodes these proteins:
- a CDS encoding SLC13 family permease; amino-acid sequence: MSARVRVLLVDDDAVYRAALGARLRAASYEVVETGDGQEAVRLVRSDRGLDIVVVELAPPGLDGSEILGEIKKFRPEIPVLVLTGSGSVASAMDMGSRGAYRYLEKSADFALILEVLGEARHEKLRTMARHDMALPTLASARARLWGGHNHRPAVVILGMLLLGAAYVLPPPPALIALLGTPKTVTPAGTVVADPIAGYAEYREMDDGETIASHYASQHGTNAERDGDAGGSAATTAAVARKAMLMVALLLAGAMYWATGAVPIGITAIFVAAALYAFGIMRPDQVAQAFAKDSVIFIFGVLAMSRVITRTGLDRRLGMVLLAPVRSLPLFLFLFLPVFALACSFISESVLVAVMMPLLLVVHAASVRERGVGQDRQLLTLLALGLCFASNLGGPGSPAAGARNAVMIGILEEYGRAPSFVEWLRYGLPFVPVATLLLGAYLAVAFRKTVFGVRLDAASAIRRTAVTMGPANRDERLTGLVFGGVILLWIAAGSRMGMGGPILLGLVALNLLQVLKWRDVIRIPWEVVFLYAGASAIGKGLAATGGALYLAESAVRLMPETWLQGTGLPLIAALLAGVTTNFMSDGATVAAVGPITVPMARAAAQHPWAVGLATAFASSFAHMLIIGTPSNAMVYAMCRDPVTGGHPVSQRDFLRHGAAVFVLSFVVLWFWTMTTYWKWLGFPAL
- a CDS encoding sulfatase gives rise to the protein MSDRVARRRFVPIACLLIAGATLLTGCQGNAKQPNVLIVVLDTVRRDAAGWPTAATPPELTGAVLTPNVAALARRGVAWSNAWSAAPWTVPSHASLFTGLLPSGHGCNGLRPRLKADLPTLAGRLGDAGYETAAFYSNPWLADRSSWLLRGFQLRQEASIGGLTRMMVGESAHDQGGAASVASFRKWLLGRKPGRPFLAFVNILEAHLPYAPLPADLAVAAPGREAGGGVPIGWGHEYNAGLRDDASVDWSLVRACYAGDVVAADRLFGLILAALRDAGLEGETVVVVTSDHGENLGDHRLFEHQFSVHETLLAVPLAIAGPGIGPGGAVRDEPVMLTDLFATILELAGLPAETAPPGSRSLLGAAAADDRPLVGEYEGPSTGLVSMLEEINPQLDAARLRPARRTVRAGDLRLSWASDGSYALHDMAADPAQARDLAPARPDDVKRLRILLDALAGAAPGTVPAGKLDEATRRQLESLGYVH
- a CDS encoding mechanosensitive ion channel family protein; protein product: MPAEWSLGLEKLFTAVSLTAVLRTVVVLVVGLSLARLLSVAAENIIGRRTSPQGAMLLRRAINYVLVSLVILGALNSLGIELGVLLGAAGVLTVALGFASQTSASNLISGLFLVMERPFVVGDVITVDDVTGEVLTIDMLSTKLRTFDNLYVRMPNETIIKSRVTNLTHFPIRRIDLRLGVAYREDLARVREVLDAVAAANPLCLDDPQPLFLVQGFGDSTQQFQYSVWAARDNYLELRNSIQMQIKAAFDREGIEIPFPHRTLRLEGATLPVHVIEDGRDGGGV
- a CDS encoding HDIG domain-containing protein; protein product: MNPQVLALWPELEWIRDAELREQTARTWEAALQESPLEAADLERIPFTLLVPGLKVSFMAHKRCVVHVARDAALKMNEFFGDDLHCDLDTVIAGAILADVGKLLEYTKNADGTTGTSDCGKYLRHPFTGVALARKCGVPDRVCHIIAAHAGEGDLVKRSVEAYVVHHADFMTFLPFKHKF
- a CDS encoding outer membrane beta-barrel protein; amino-acid sequence: MKLRNRWGLLLLALLASSAPAAVAGGLGPEVLLEAGAVAPLGDLGDDYEEPLGFGAGLGYQVGFRLRLQVAPDWTVSPCFHYVKPRSRTGTDATLGEIETSTSMYRYGVDARYALPSRPGAPHLFLTGGLAVVRDRLREQDDEGQFFAESCNAVAVAAGVGLRLDLLEISAQYEVNRFTTNRFWSPQDTGYNWDTISIRVGVALPRSFGVPIQRSQ
- a CDS encoding DegQ family serine endoprotease; the encoded protein is MKRLPTDKFPRPAAALLLLAAGALAAFAVSAVDRDAAADLVLPDSARAATAPAAADAPRSYADLAALVMPGVVNISTDKVVEMPDWHPMMNDPMFRRFFGDPEAPGQQEQIERSLGSGVIISGDGYILTSNHVIERASKIRVLFDDSKELEAKIIGQDERTDVALIKVETDEALPFLRIGDSDALRIGDQVMAVGNPFGVGQTVTLGIVSAVGRSIGLIDYEDFIQTDASINPGNSGGALVDMNGALVGINTAILSRSGGSQGVGFAIPSNMAVTIKDMLVKHGKVQRAWLGVITAEVDQTMAEALGMKSPRGVLVSTVNEGTPAAKAGLQENDIILLVDGQAVNSISDLRNTISLSGVGHDAKLQILRDGRERQVTVTLGELPEDPTVAAEPKDEGEGADGIEGVTVRELNDALRQRLRLAEGTEGVVVAEVAQTSNASHRGLRQGDVIVEVARETVATLDDYRRLVKKDADRPVLLKIRRGDQYQVLAVPR
- a CDS encoding ferredoxin codes for the protein MADPTDKVGSNIEGTWYVDSNCIDCDLCRQTAPDNFERNEDEGYSFVYKQPESPEEEELCREALEECPVEAIGDDG
- the ppk2 gene encoding polyphosphate kinase 2, producing MTPKSKDKAPDGDRTARHVEPETSRHRSKLPGDLYDREMARLEVELVKLQAWIRHAGLKVVVIFEGRDAAGKGGVIKRITEPLNPRIARVVALSVPTEREKTQWYFQRYIAHLPGAGEMVLFDRSWYNRAGVERVMNFCTDEEHQEFLRSCPEFERMLVRSGILLVKYWFSVSDDEQERRFKDRLSDPTKRWKLSPMDVESRSRWVEYSRAKDEMFAHTDIKQAPWYVVDGDDKKRARLNCISHLLGLIPYEDLTPEPITLPPRQTGAEYVRPPLSDQTFVPELYP